A single Numenius arquata chromosome 1, bNumArq3.hap1.1, whole genome shotgun sequence DNA region contains:
- the CLDN14 gene encoding claudin-14, which yields MASSAVQLLGFSLSLLGLIGTLIATILPHWWRTAHVGTNIITAVAYMKGLWMECVWHSTGIYQCQVHRSQLALPRDLQAARAMMVISCVLSMLACVIAVIGMKCTQCAKGTSAKASIAVCGGIVFILAGLVCLVPVSWTTNDVVTDFYNPMLPSGMKYEIGQALYLGFVSASLTILGGALLCTSSQCHGNETPYQTQPSSVRRAAPSYRPPTVYKGNHASSLTSASHSGYRLNDYV from the coding sequence ATGGCAAGCTCGGCTGTTCAGTTACTTGGCTTCTCTCTAAGCCTGCTTGGCCTAATTGGGACATTAATTGCTACTATTCTGCCACACTGGTGGCGAACGGCACACGTAGGCACCAATATTATAACAGCTGTAGCCTATATGAAAGGACTTTGGATGGAGTGTGTCTGGCACAGCACCGGCATCTACCAGTGCCAAGTCCACCGCTCCCAGCTGGCGCTGCCCCGTGACCTCCAAGCCGCCCGTGCCATGATGGTAATTTCCTGCGTCCTCTCCATGCTGGCATGCGTGATTGCTGTCATCGGTATGAAGTGCACGCAGTGTGCCAAGGGGACTTCTGCCAAAGCCTCCATCGCGGTCTGCGGGGGGATCGTTTTCATCCTGGCCGGTCTCGTTTGCCTGGTACCTGTTTCTTGGACCACTAACGACGTAGTTACAGATTTCTACAACCCCATGCTTCCCAGCGGGATGAAGTACGAGATAGGTCAAGCTCTTTACCTTGGCTTTGTCTCCGCATCTTTGACGATCCTTGGCGGCGCTCTGCTGTGCACATCAAGCCAGTGTCACGGAAACGAGACACCTTACCAGACACAGCCCAGCAGCGTAAGAAGGGCTGCTCCCTCCTATAGACCACCAACTGTCTACAAGGGAAACCATGCTTCTTCCCTGACATCTGCTTCCCATAGCGGCTACAGATTAAATGACTATGTGTGA